One segment of Paenibacillus sp. FSL R7-0337 DNA contains the following:
- a CDS encoding glycoside hydrolase family 88 protein codes for MNRTIDQTWVDEAWSKALEKTRTNSISIGAEFPHASQGGKYVLEVPSWWTAGFWPGMLWQLYAGSGEESLKAVAERCEERLDEVLDGYVKLDHDLGFMWLLTSVANYKLTGREESRVRGLKAANYLAARFNLKGRYIRAWNPWREGEDNSGVAIIDCSMNTSLLFWASEVTGDPRYRHIAEAHMDTVLEHFIRPDGSVYHIVNFNPETGEVAEKLGGQGYAPESAWSRGAAWALYGLALAYHHTGKLSYLHASKQVAHFFLTRLPEDQVPQWDFRAPGDVGEIRDTSAGSCAASGLLLLAGLVEESEAHIYRNGALRITESLYRNYGTWDNPGEQGLLLHGTSNYPEDRNIDVPLIYGDFFYVEALARIKGAGPFYWE; via the coding sequence ATGAACAGAACCATAGATCAGACATGGGTAGATGAGGCTTGGAGTAAGGCGCTGGAGAAAACTAGAACGAACAGCATCAGCATCGGGGCTGAGTTCCCGCATGCCAGTCAAGGCGGTAAGTATGTACTGGAAGTGCCGAGCTGGTGGACTGCCGGCTTCTGGCCGGGAATGCTCTGGCAGCTCTATGCCGGGAGCGGAGAGGAGAGCCTGAAAGCGGTAGCTGAGCGCTGCGAGGAGCGGCTGGATGAGGTGCTGGACGGCTATGTGAAGCTGGACCATGACCTTGGCTTCATGTGGCTGCTGACCAGTGTTGCCAACTACAAGCTGACGGGCAGAGAAGAATCCCGCGTCCGCGGGCTGAAGGCCGCCAACTATCTGGCCGCCCGTTTCAACCTGAAGGGCCGCTATATCCGGGCCTGGAATCCCTGGAGAGAAGGCGAGGACAACAGTGGGGTCGCCATTATCGACTGCAGCATGAACACGAGTCTGCTGTTCTGGGCCTCCGAAGTCACCGGAGACCCGCGTTACCGGCATATTGCGGAGGCACATATGGATACGGTGCTGGAGCATTTTATCCGTCCGGACGGCTCCGTCTATCATATTGTCAACTTCAACCCGGAGACGGGCGAAGTGGCAGAGAAGCTGGGCGGACAGGGCTATGCGCCGGAATCGGCCTGGTCGCGCGGCGCGGCTTGGGCACTATACGGGCTGGCGCTGGCCTATCATCATACCGGCAAGCTGAGCTACCTGCATGCGTCCAAGCAAGTCGCGCATTTCTTCCTGACCCGTCTGCCTGAGGATCAGGTGCCGCAGTGGGATTTCCGCGCTCCCGGCGATGTTGGGGAGATCCGCGATACTTCTGCCGGTTCCTGCGCGGCAAGCGGTCTACTGCTGCTGGCTGGGCTGGTGGAAGAATCAGAGGCTCATATCTACCGGAATGGGGCGCTTAGAATCACGGAATCTCTCTACCGCAATTACGGAACTTGGGATAATCCCGGCGAACAGGGGCTGCTGCTTCACGGCACCAGCAACTATCCTGAGGACCGGAATATCGATGTGCCGCTGATCTACGGGGATTTCTTCTATGTCGAGGCACTGGCCCGGATCAAGGGAGCAGGCCCGTTCTATTGGGAGTAG
- a CDS encoding DUF2264 domain-containing protein has translation MSGIEQRKYWLDTMLRIGTPVLEALAARKLKERLPAEFHSGRSQFAHLEAFARLACGMAPWLELEGLDGEEERLRARYAGLLLEAIDAAVDPQSPDYMEFKTEGQPLVDAAFLAHALVRAPRAVTARLDARVTGNLIAALKQTRRTAPSGSNWLLFSAMVEAALYLLGDPDYDRMRVGYAVHMFMDWYKGDGAYGDGKDFHWDYYNSFVIQPMLVDVVTLFEQENEEYARLRPLVLQRAQRYSSVLERSIAPDGTYPFLGRSIVYRFGAFQLLSQAALQHFLEDSLPPAQVRCALTAVISRIMQYPGTLDENGWLQPGIYGYQPELAESYINTGSLYLCAAVFLPLGLPPADPFWSGEDMKWTARRIADGENVMRDHALE, from the coding sequence ATGAGTGGGATAGAACAGCGTAAATACTGGCTGGATACGATGCTGCGGATTGGAACACCGGTCCTGGAGGCGCTCGCCGCACGGAAACTCAAAGAACGGTTACCTGCGGAGTTTCATAGCGGGCGCAGCCAGTTTGCTCACCTGGAGGCTTTTGCGAGGCTGGCCTGCGGGATGGCTCCCTGGCTGGAGCTTGAGGGATTAGATGGTGAAGAAGAGCGCTTAAGAGCCCGTTATGCAGGGCTGCTGCTGGAAGCGATTGATGCGGCGGTCGATCCGCAGTCGCCTGACTATATGGAATTCAAGACCGAAGGCCAGCCACTGGTCGATGCGGCATTTCTGGCCCATGCACTGGTGCGTGCACCGAGAGCGGTTACAGCCCGGCTGGACGCACGGGTCACAGGCAATCTAATTGCAGCGCTCAAGCAGACGCGGCGGACTGCTCCGAGCGGCAGCAACTGGCTGCTGTTCAGTGCGATGGTGGAAGCAGCCTTATATCTGCTGGGCGACCCGGATTATGACCGGATGCGGGTGGGCTATGCGGTCCACATGTTCATGGACTGGTACAAGGGTGACGGAGCCTACGGGGACGGGAAGGATTTTCACTGGGATTATTACAACAGCTTTGTCATTCAGCCGATGCTGGTGGATGTTGTTACCCTTTTCGAACAGGAGAATGAGGAGTATGCCCGGCTTAGACCCTTGGTCCTGCAGCGGGCGCAGAGATATTCATCCGTGCTGGAGCGCAGCATCGCCCCGGACGGGACGTATCCGTTCCTCGGGCGTTCGATTGTCTACCGGTTCGGAGCGTTTCAGCTGCTGTCGCAGGCGGCGCTCCAGCATTTCCTGGAAGACTCGCTGCCTCCGGCCCAGGTGCGCTGCGCATTAACCGCTGTCATTAGCCGTATTATGCAATACCCAGGCACGCTGGATGAGAACGGCTGGCTGCAGCCGGGGATCTACGGCTATCAGCCGGAGCTGGCCGAGAGCTACATTAATACGGGCAGTCTGTATCTGTGCGCCGCTGTTTTTCTGCCGCTGGGCCTGCCTCCTGCTGACCCCTTCTGGTCGGGCGAGGACATGAAATGGACGGCAAGGAGAATCGCAGACGGCGAGAACGTGATGCGGGACCATGCTTTGGAATAA
- a CDS encoding AraC family transcriptional regulator: MKHARYYETFDGDILAGIGNSPISPTRDFHIHDHYEIFLFLGGSVNGFVDQYSYPLERGDVLLFNNHEIHKIINRSPEPYERLTIHFKAPLVYPFCTATTNLLACFQNRQPGENNLARMEEPLLSEYTALSSQLITALERKQYGSEVLALTYLIQILVLINELYSRTRSAVPSIISSHIQSAMSYIDNHLHLNLSLAHIAGELNLDKYYLSHLFKQQTGGTIYRYVLLKKIALSKQLLSAGNSVSDTCYLSGFNDYANFIRTFKNITGIPPGKYGK; encoded by the coding sequence ATGAAGCATGCCCGGTATTATGAAACGTTCGACGGAGATATTCTGGCCGGTATCGGCAATTCTCCGATCTCTCCGACGAGGGATTTCCATATCCATGACCACTATGAAATCTTCCTGTTCCTGGGCGGCAGCGTGAACGGCTTCGTGGACCAGTACAGCTATCCGCTGGAGCGCGGCGACGTCCTGTTATTCAACAATCATGAGATTCATAAAATCATCAACCGCTCCCCCGAGCCTTATGAGCGGCTGACCATTCATTTCAAAGCACCGCTGGTCTACCCGTTCTGTACGGCGACCACGAATCTGCTGGCCTGCTTCCAGAACCGCCAGCCCGGGGAGAATAACCTGGCCCGGATGGAGGAGCCGCTGCTCTCGGAGTATACCGCCCTCTCCTCTCAGCTGATCACAGCCCTGGAGCGCAAGCAGTACGGCAGCGAGGTGCTGGCCCTGACGTATCTCATTCAGATTCTGGTGCTGATCAACGAGCTGTACAGCCGCACCCGTTCCGCAGTGCCCAGCATTATCTCCTCCCATATTCAATCTGCTATGAGCTATATCGACAACCACCTGCACCTGAATCTGTCGCTGGCGCACATCGCCGGGGAGCTGAATCTGGATAAATATTATCTCAGCCATCTGTTCAAGCAGCAGACCGGAGGCACCATCTACCGTTATGTCCTGCTCAAAAAGATCGCGTTATCCAAGCAGCTCCTGTCCGCCGGCAACTCCGTGTCTGATACCTGCTACCTGTCCGGCTTCAATGATTATGCCAACTTCATCCGCACCTTCAAGAACATCACGGGCATTCCTCCGGGAAAATACGGCAAATAA
- a CDS encoding response regulator, with product MYTAIIAEDSKPILRNIEALMQSMELPVRIAATAPNGLDALEYIKANPVDILLTDIRMPKLDGLALIAECRLVNPALKAVLISGYSDFEYTRKALNLQVFDYLLKPVERQQLAEVMQRLVAHLQEQEGSRTGLPEGLPSPGQQRPKSSEELFRQLEQYLQEQLYAPLSITEVALKFHVSPSYVSRIFKRYSHQTFVHYSMRLKIAEACRLITLRPELKVKELSELLSFGDQHYFSKVFKDYTGVSPTEYRGGER from the coding sequence ATGTATACCGCTATCATTGCCGAGGACAGCAAGCCGATTCTGCGGAATATCGAGGCTCTTATGCAGTCCATGGAGCTGCCTGTCCGCATCGCCGCCACCGCACCGAACGGACTGGATGCATTGGAATACATCAAGGCTAACCCAGTGGACATTCTGCTGACCGATATCCGTATGCCTAAGCTGGACGGGCTTGCGCTGATCGCGGAGTGCAGGCTGGTGAATCCGGCGCTCAAGGCGGTGCTGATCAGCGGGTACAGCGATTTCGAGTATACGCGCAAGGCGCTGAATCTGCAGGTGTTCGATTATCTGCTGAAGCCCGTGGAGCGGCAGCAGCTTGCTGAAGTGATGCAGCGGCTGGTAGCCCATCTGCAGGAGCAGGAGGGCAGCAGAACAGGATTGCCGGAGGGATTGCCCTCACCTGGGCAGCAGCGGCCGAAGAGCAGCGAGGAGTTGTTCCGGCAGCTGGAGCAATATTTGCAGGAGCAGCTCTACGCTCCGCTCTCTATTACGGAAGTCGCGCTTAAGTTCCACGTAAGCCCTTCCTATGTCAGCCGGATCTTCAAGCGGTACTCACACCAGACCTTCGTGCATTACAGCATGCGGCTGAAGATAGCCGAAGCCTGCCGGCTGATTACGCTGAGGCCGGAGCTGAAGGTGAAGGAGCTATCTGAGCTGCTATCCTTCGGCGACCAGCACTATTTCTCCAAGGTGTTCAAGGATTATACGGGCGTAAGTCCTACGGAGTATAGGGGAGGGGAACGGTAG
- a CDS encoding sensor histidine kinase: MATIVQKLRGGRVQASLQTKFFFTFMVLLLIVLGCFLVYVNYMVIQPLKDKTENEMKLAAVQVSDQLNLYINNQNQLSQRILSNKEVFTLLSASDYSQLTLEGLTRSRRLKDIMFQALGPSLNIEDMMIYDLTGERVASYIGYADSPASLRPFLEESSELPTWNASGYALYRQGADAISFVRAIRNQNGQVFGYLAVQLDQRYLNRSAAGLAGGKVYIMDQDQRLVASFPALREGEKAPEFAASPSESAAANGIYLSSGQNYVAYHRSAETGWTTYVVNPRNVVLGPVNSVKYISILLITALILFSFIFIYFSTRNLLLPIRKLRSQILRMNYSNLNMKAGPRTHNNELIQLNSAFQELLERLQESIEREKLALHEEVKSRNSALQAQIAPHFIHNVLYLISIAAQEGKNSVVTEMCKHLSDSLRYIVSSPYQHVALTEELKHTRHYLSLIQHNFEDDLEWEIDGDGGLEQIELPRLVIQPFVENCIEHAFKNTDPPWRIEVRVKVYNGLWAIEIRDNGEGFAPGRIRDILDNIESSDSGVNELRHDTSGIGNMGIVNTVNRLKLMYRNRLFFNIYNHLGGEKGATVQIIASMSKDFY, encoded by the coding sequence TTGGCGACTATTGTTCAGAAATTGCGCGGAGGCAGGGTTCAGGCCAGTCTGCAAACGAAGTTCTTCTTCACCTTCATGGTGCTCCTGCTGATTGTGCTGGGCTGCTTTCTGGTCTATGTGAATTATATGGTGATCCAGCCGCTCAAGGACAAGACAGAGAACGAAATGAAGCTGGCGGCTGTCCAGGTCAGCGATCAGCTGAACCTCTATATCAATAACCAGAACCAGCTCTCCCAGCGGATTCTGTCGAACAAAGAGGTTTTCACGCTCCTGTCTGCCAGTGATTATTCACAGCTTACCCTTGAAGGGCTGACCCGAAGCCGCAGGCTTAAAGACATCATGTTCCAGGCACTGGGGCCGAGTCTGAACATTGAGGATATGATGATCTATGATCTGACAGGGGAGCGGGTGGCCTCTTATATCGGATACGCTGATAGCCCGGCTTCGCTCAGGCCGTTCCTGGAAGAGAGCAGCGAGCTGCCGACCTGGAATGCAAGCGGTTACGCGCTGTACCGGCAGGGGGCGGATGCCATCTCTTTTGTGCGGGCGATCAGGAACCAGAATGGTCAGGTATTCGGCTATCTGGCGGTGCAGCTCGACCAGCGGTACTTGAACAGATCTGCTGCGGGATTGGCGGGCGGCAAGGTCTATATTATGGATCAGGACCAGCGGCTGGTCGCAAGCTTCCCGGCACTACGGGAAGGGGAGAAGGCCCCTGAATTCGCAGCGTCTCCCTCTGAATCTGCAGCAGCTAACGGAATCTATCTGAGCAGCGGCCAGAACTATGTGGCTTACCACCGCTCTGCCGAGACGGGCTGGACCACCTATGTGGTGAATCCGAGGAATGTGGTGCTGGGCCCGGTCAATTCGGTGAAATACATCTCTATTCTGCTGATTACCGCGCTGATTCTATTCTCGTTCATCTTCATCTACTTCTCAACCCGGAACCTGCTGCTTCCGATCCGCAAGCTGCGCAGCCAGATTCTGCGGATGAACTACAGCAACCTGAATATGAAGGCGGGCCCGCGTACACACAACAATGAGCTGATTCAACTGAATAGCGCTTTTCAGGAGCTGCTGGAACGGTTACAGGAATCTATCGAACGGGAAAAGCTTGCGCTGCACGAAGAAGTGAAGTCGCGGAATTCCGCCCTGCAGGCCCAGATCGCGCCCCATTTTATCCACAATGTCCTGTATCTGATCAGTATTGCCGCCCAGGAAGGGAAGAATAGCGTGGTGACCGAAATGTGCAAGCATCTCTCGGACAGCCTGCGTTATATTGTGTCCTCCCCTTATCAGCATGTGGCGTTGACGGAGGAGCTGAAGCATACCCGGCATTATTTGTCCCTGATTCAGCATAATTTCGAGGACGATCTGGAGTGGGAGATTGACGGGGACGGGGGGCTTGAGCAGATTGAGCTGCCCCGGCTGGTGATCCAGCCGTTCGTGGAGAATTGTATTGAACATGCATTTAAAAATACGGACCCTCCTTGGAGGATTGAGGTGCGGGTGAAGGTATATAACGGCCTGTGGGCCATCGAAATCCGGGATAACGGAGAAGGCTTCGCGCCGGGCAGGATCAGGGACATTCTGGATAACATTGAGAGCTCCGATTCCGGGGTTAACGAGCTTAGGCATGATACCTCAGGGATTGGCAATATGGGGATTGTGAATACGGTGAACCGGCTGAAGCTGATGTACAGGAACCGGCTGTTCTTCAACATCTACAACCACTTAGGCGGGGAAAAGGGTGCTACGGTCCAGATTATCGCATCTATGAGTAAAGACTTCTACTAG
- a CDS encoding ABC transporter substrate-binding protein, which produces MNSKLKKIATGVLAGVMTLSLAACGSDNSGSGNAAATNSGGNGNSGSGSSSGKKVTIELAISKSSQDSAFVAQDVLDEFEQKTNIKVNLQLLPAEQTATVLQTKLAVDEVPDLIQYNLASATTDLNLERNFEILDNEPWVSRLLNKDVLSAYDHVYSFHYSQDTGMQGVVYNKDIFADLGLAIPKNYEEFLAVCEKIKASGITPVFMPFKDNWAANIWPAAAFADWAAKNEPSLFEDINAGRKKWSDVPEFATFLEQQYEVYKKGYTNTDILSDSYDMAVGKFLNKETAMMFMGDWLIVNVAEKDPNVHLGLFAIPSSEDANLGASPLGGQLFIPKKAKHMEEAKKFLEFLASKEVAQKMVDSQGSVSNFSDVTTPKLPDYKQEIVDQYITPKKTTLTTDAYMIVDRSELYRLLQDEFAGGLDAAGVLKAWDEKFSQLMKDKGVEGF; this is translated from the coding sequence ATGAATAGCAAACTGAAAAAAATTGCAACAGGCGTACTGGCCGGTGTAATGACCTTATCGCTGGCGGCATGCGGGTCTGACAATTCAGGCTCCGGCAATGCTGCGGCTACCAACAGCGGCGGAAACGGAAACAGCGGCAGTGGCAGCAGCAGCGGCAAAAAGGTAACCATCGAGCTGGCCATCTCCAAAAGCTCGCAGGATTCGGCGTTCGTCGCCCAGGATGTGCTGGATGAGTTCGAACAGAAAACCAATATCAAAGTGAATCTGCAGCTGCTTCCGGCAGAGCAGACCGCCACCGTACTTCAGACCAAGCTGGCTGTCGACGAGGTGCCTGATCTGATTCAATACAATCTCGCCAGTGCGACTACGGACCTGAATTTGGAGCGTAATTTCGAGATTCTTGATAACGAGCCTTGGGTGAGCCGGCTGCTGAATAAGGATGTGCTCTCGGCTTACGATCATGTCTACAGCTTCCATTACAGCCAGGATACCGGGATGCAGGGAGTTGTCTATAACAAGGATATTTTCGCAGACCTGGGTCTTGCCATACCGAAGAATTATGAGGAATTCCTGGCCGTCTGCGAGAAGATCAAGGCCAGCGGCATCACGCCGGTCTTCATGCCGTTCAAGGACAACTGGGCGGCGAATATCTGGCCGGCGGCGGCTTTTGCCGACTGGGCTGCCAAGAACGAGCCGTCTCTGTTCGAGGACATTAATGCCGGCCGCAAAAAGTGGTCCGATGTTCCCGAATTCGCCACCTTCCTGGAGCAGCAGTATGAGGTCTACAAGAAAGGCTATACCAACACCGATATTCTCAGCGACAGCTACGATATGGCGGTGGGCAAATTCCTGAACAAGGAAACCGCGATGATGTTCATGGGCGACTGGCTGATTGTGAACGTGGCCGAGAAAGATCCGAATGTGCATCTGGGCCTGTTCGCCATTCCGTCTTCTGAAGACGCAAATCTCGGCGCAAGCCCGCTGGGCGGCCAGCTGTTCATCCCTAAGAAAGCCAAGCATATGGAAGAAGCGAAGAAATTCCTGGAGTTCCTCGCCAGCAAAGAGGTTGCCCAGAAAATGGTTGACAGCCAAGGCTCCGTCTCCAACTTCAGCGATGTGACGACACCGAAGCTCCCGGACTACAAGCAGGAGATTGTCGATCAATATATCACACCGAAGAAAACTACGCTGACCACCGATGCTTACATGATCGTGGACCGCAGCGAGCTGTACCGTCTGCTTCAGGATGAGTTCGCCGGCGGTCTGGACGCTGCGGGCGTACTCAAGGCCTGGGATGAGAAATTCAGCCAGCTAATGAAGGACAAAGGCGTAGAGGGCTTTTAA
- a CDS encoding sugar ABC transporter permease, producing the protein MKVSKRLYSYYLIWPALLIYSVFFVLPALTGLFYSFTDWRLDREAVKFIGWDNFERIFTDRTLLLAMKNTAIFAIVTVLGKNLLGIALAVGLNMKLKSKNLLRAIFYSPSILSVLVISIVFTPMLRSDGTINRIFEAVGLPSLSQAWLTNPAIVIWTVAFVSIWQHTGFQMAIYLAGLQSISKEYYEAATIDGAGSWRSFRSITIPLLLPAININLMLTLIGGLKVFSEVFVLTGGGPGNASQVVGTIILRSFGEGSWGLGTAVNTLLFAAVTIIAIPLLIFMRRKEVSE; encoded by the coding sequence ATGAAAGTATCCAAGAGACTATACTCGTATTACCTGATCTGGCCTGCGCTGTTGATCTATTCTGTGTTTTTCGTGCTGCCTGCGCTAACCGGACTCTTCTATTCCTTCACCGACTGGCGGCTGGACCGGGAAGCAGTCAAGTTCATCGGCTGGGACAATTTTGAACGGATTTTCACAGATAGAACACTACTACTTGCTATGAAAAATACAGCGATCTTCGCCATCGTTACCGTGCTCGGCAAAAATCTGCTCGGCATCGCGCTTGCGGTCGGCTTGAACATGAAGCTAAAATCCAAAAATCTGCTGCGGGCTATTTTTTATTCTCCGTCGATCCTAAGCGTTTTGGTTATTAGCATTGTGTTCACGCCCATGCTGCGCTCCGACGGAACGATTAACCGCATCTTCGAAGCTGTGGGCCTGCCTTCGCTGAGCCAGGCCTGGCTGACCAATCCGGCGATTGTCATCTGGACCGTAGCCTTTGTGTCCATCTGGCAGCATACCGGCTTCCAAATGGCGATCTACCTGGCCGGACTCCAGTCGATCTCCAAAGAATATTATGAAGCCGCCACCATTGACGGTGCCGGTTCCTGGCGCAGCTTCCGCAGCATCACGATTCCGCTGCTGCTCCCTGCGATCAACATCAATCTGATGCTCACCCTGATCGGCGGCCTCAAGGTGTTCTCCGAGGTATTCGTCCTCACCGGCGGGGGACCCGGCAACGCCTCCCAGGTGGTAGGTACGATCATCCTGCGCTCGTTCGGAGAGGGAAGCTGGGGGCTGGGCACAGCCGTCAACACCCTGCTGTTCGCTGCCGTAACAATCATTGCCATTCCCCTGCTGATCTTCATGCGGCGTAAGGAGGTATCGGAATAA
- a CDS encoding carbohydrate ABC transporter permease, translated as MSFSRKMAWRNYVVEGLLILASLLIILPLLIMLFGSFMTSAEVLKFSLRLPEKWNFSNYTTVFREGGLGRAFLNGMLITGVSSILNIFTSSAASFILVRRETKWSNFLYMFFFMGLIAPMSTITTIRVVQWMGFYGSITSVILIYASLNTAFSVFLYSGFIRSIPKALDEVAFLEGANTFDVFFKIVTPLIVPVNATVAIMVFMSVWNDITIPLYFLTDSSDWTMPLSVYNFYGKYSRDWNLIFADLVLTSLPVLILYIFCQKYIVSGLTAGAVKG; from the coding sequence ATGAGCTTTTCACGTAAAATGGCCTGGCGCAACTATGTAGTCGAAGGGCTGCTGATCCTGGCCTCCCTGCTGATTATCCTGCCGCTGCTGATTATGCTGTTCGGAAGCTTCATGACCAGCGCCGAGGTGCTGAAGTTCTCCCTGCGGCTCCCGGAGAAGTGGAACTTCTCCAACTATACAACGGTCTTCCGTGAAGGGGGACTGGGACGCGCGTTCCTGAACGGGATGTTGATTACCGGCGTCTCCTCTATTCTGAATATCTTCACCTCGTCAGCGGCCTCCTTCATTCTGGTGCGCCGGGAGACCAAGTGGTCGAATTTCCTGTACATGTTCTTCTTCATGGGCTTGATCGCGCCGATGTCCACGATCACCACGATCCGTGTCGTGCAGTGGATGGGCTTCTACGGCAGCATCACCAGCGTCATCCTGATCTACGCCTCGCTGAATACGGCGTTCAGCGTGTTTCTGTACAGCGGATTCATCCGGTCTATTCCGAAGGCGCTGGATGAGGTAGCTTTTCTGGAGGGGGCGAATACATTCGATGTGTTCTTCAAGATCGTTACCCCGCTGATCGTCCCAGTGAACGCCACCGTAGCGATTATGGTGTTCATGTCCGTCTGGAACGACATTACCATTCCGCTCTATTTCCTGACGGACAGCTCGGACTGGACGATGCCGCTCTCAGTGTACAATTTCTACGGCAAGTACAGCCGGGACTGGAATCTGATCTTCGCAGACCTGGTGTTAACTTCCCTTCCCGTGCTAATCCTGTATATCTTCTGCCAAAAGTACATTGTTAGCGGACTCACTGCGGGTGCGGTGAAGGGGTAG
- a CDS encoding ABC transporter ATP-binding protein, producing MDGINIKTIFASFRYWPELGKLLWRAKRSYFSLIIFCYIIKGFLPIINLFSIQFLVMKIEERSFNVMIYPILPLIFVLICSLFVTSILEHFEKLYQLLLINHLQVSIVTKTSDFMLRDYEDPEIHNQLRRVMQDSIDRPIQVYKVLINLISSIITLISSIVIILNFKWWLVIILLVSPLFSFYSLLKFAQIQYISKRKRSPLQRKASYINFLLTNDKAFKEIKLYHLNDYLSIRYKDIFNRFYKEDKDLSKRRTVLYLFFQIISTLFISIVLYIIVYVSFQESLLLGSIYGLVQAVLLTNQNINAISQGLISLCENNLYLDELFSFLNKSKKSYENILLKQSFVKMDKIESIEFINVSFIYPGQTVYALKDLNFKIQTNDSVAFVGRNGSGKSTIIKLMTGLYDDFTGEILINSISIHNYSKDTLYKKIGVIFQDFIQFDFTVRENIGFGDLEKMDNTSKIWNSAQLTGADELIKSFPNQIDQQLGRNFEGGVQISGGQWQKIAISRAFFKDADLYIMDEPSSFLDPESEKQVFLQFQNYIEGKIGVYISHRYTSVLYANRIIVLNEGQVVECGTHQQLIVKRGIYYKLFSDEAEAFQRERAIQGEMLT from the coding sequence ATGGATGGGATCAATATCAAAACTATATTTGCATCATTTCGGTACTGGCCGGAACTTGGGAAATTATTATGGAGGGCAAAAAGAAGTTATTTTTCATTAATTATTTTTTGTTATATAATCAAAGGTTTCTTACCAATAATAAATCTTTTTTCCATTCAATTTTTAGTGATGAAAATCGAAGAGCGATCATTCAACGTGATGATATACCCAATTCTGCCTTTAATTTTTGTTCTGATTTGTAGTCTCTTTGTTACGTCTATTCTTGAACACTTTGAAAAGTTATATCAGCTATTATTAATAAACCACTTGCAAGTTTCAATAGTAACAAAAACCTCTGATTTTATGCTTCGTGATTATGAAGATCCTGAAATTCATAATCAACTAAGAAGAGTTATGCAAGATTCGATAGACCGGCCCATCCAAGTATATAAGGTATTAATTAATCTTATAAGCTCAATTATTACTTTGATTTCTAGTATTGTTATTATACTGAATTTCAAGTGGTGGTTAGTGATTATTCTTCTTGTGTCACCTTTATTTTCATTCTATTCGTTATTGAAGTTCGCACAAATTCAATATATTTCAAAAAGAAAAAGATCTCCATTGCAAAGGAAAGCAAGTTATATTAATTTTTTGTTAACGAATGATAAGGCATTCAAAGAAATTAAACTATATCACTTAAATGACTATTTAAGTATTAGGTACAAAGATATTTTTAATAGATTTTATAAGGAGGATAAAGACCTATCAAAAAGACGAACAGTTTTATATCTATTCTTTCAAATAATTAGTACTCTTTTTATCTCGATAGTTCTTTATATTATTGTATATGTGTCATTTCAAGAGAGTCTACTCTTAGGTAGTATATATGGTTTGGTACAAGCAGTATTGCTTACAAACCAGAATATTAATGCTATCTCTCAAGGATTAATTTCCTTGTGCGAGAATAATTTATACTTGGATGAATTATTCTCATTTCTAAATAAAAGTAAAAAAAGTTATGAAAATATACTGTTAAAGCAGAGTTTCGTTAAAATGGATAAAATAGAAAGCATAGAGTTTATAAATGTCTCCTTTATTTATCCTGGTCAAACAGTTTACGCGCTAAAAGACCTCAATTTCAAAATACAAACAAATGACTCTGTTGCATTTGTTGGAAGAAACGGATCGGGGAAATCAACGATAATTAAATTAATGACAGGCTTATATGATGATTTTACAGGTGAAATATTAATTAATTCAATATCAATACATAATTATAGTAAAGATACATTATACAAAAAAATTGGTGTTATATTTCAAGATTTTATCCAATTTGATTTTACTGTTAGAGAAAATATTGGGTTTGGTGACCTCGAAAAGATGGATAATACCTCTAAAATATGGAATTCGGCCCAACTTACTGGTGCAGATGAACTAATTAAAAGTTTCCCCAATCAAATAGATCAACAGCTAGGTAGAAATTTTGAAGGTGGGGTTCAAATTTCTGGTGGGCAATGGCAAAAAATAGCCATATCAAGAGCTTTCTTTAAAGATGCTGATCTATATATTATGGATGAACCAAGCTCTTTTCTTGATCCGGAATCGGAAAAACAAGTATTTCTGCAATTCCAAAATTATATAGAAGGGAAGATAGGTGTATACATATCGCATAGGTATACATCTGTCTTATATGCTAATAGGATTATTGTGTTAAATGAAGGTCAGGTAGTAGAATGCGGAACACACCAACAATTAATTGTTAAACGAGGGATTTATTATAAACTATTTTCTGATGAAGCAGAAGCCTTTCAAAGAGAGCGAGCAATTCAGGGGGAAATGCTCACGTGA